One Acutalibacter muris DNA window includes the following coding sequences:
- the ilvD gene encoding dihydroxy-acid dehydratase, which yields MLISQKMRELSPELDPLRLGTGWRPEELSKPQIFIESTFGDSHPGSGHLDKLVEAAKEGIAEAGGRGARYFCTDICDGESQGTDGINYSLMSREMIANMIEIQQSATPFDAGVYIASCDKGLPGNLMGLMRVNIPAVVVTGGTMAAGPQLLTLEQLGIYSARYERGEIDESELNWAKRNACPSCGACSFIGTASTMQIMAEALGLALPGSALLPATSPDLLEYAKSAGRLAVKLANSQGMRPSDIVTLESFENAILVHAAVSGSTNCLLHLPAMAHELELEITGDTFDQLHRGARYLLDVRPAGRWPAEFFYYAGGVPAIMEEIKGHMHLDAMTVTGKTLGENLEELKAGGFYDRCQEWLEKANKKHHTSITREDVIRPYDRALGTDGSIAILKGNLAPEGAVIKHTACPREMFSATLTARPFDSEEECIDAVLHHRVKPGDAVFIRYEGPKGSGMPEMFYTSEAISSDKELGRSIALITDGRFSGASTGPAVGHCSPEAQVGGPIALVEEGDLIRLDVKERVLEIVGVKGERRTPEEIDAILAKRKKRWKPKPVKYKRGALRLFSELAASPMKGAYLDYGNFDKE from the coding sequence ATGCTTATAAGTCAAAAGATGAGGGAGCTCTCGCCGGAGCTGGACCCGCTGCGCCTGGGCACCGGCTGGAGGCCCGAGGAGCTTTCTAAACCACAGATATTCATTGAGAGCACCTTCGGCGACAGCCACCCGGGCTCCGGGCATTTGGATAAGCTGGTGGAGGCCGCCAAAGAGGGCATAGCCGAAGCCGGCGGCCGCGGGGCCAGATACTTCTGCACGGACATATGTGACGGCGAGAGCCAGGGCACCGACGGCATCAACTACTCCCTTATGAGCCGAGAGATGATAGCCAATATGATAGAGATACAACAGAGCGCCACCCCCTTTGACGCAGGGGTGTATATTGCCAGCTGTGACAAGGGCCTGCCAGGGAACCTGATGGGGCTTATGCGTGTAAATATCCCGGCGGTAGTGGTAACCGGCGGCACCATGGCGGCGGGGCCCCAGCTGCTTACCCTGGAGCAGCTGGGCATATACTCCGCAAGGTACGAGCGGGGGGAGATAGACGAGAGCGAGCTAAACTGGGCAAAGCGAAACGCCTGTCCCAGCTGCGGGGCCTGCTCCTTTATTGGCACGGCCTCCACCATGCAGATAATGGCCGAGGCCCTGGGGCTGGCCCTTCCCGGCAGTGCCCTGCTGCCCGCCACAAGCCCGGACCTTTTGGAGTATGCGAAAAGCGCGGGGAGGCTTGCGGTAAAGCTGGCAAATAGCCAGGGCATGAGGCCCTCGGACATAGTGACCCTAGAGAGCTTTGAGAACGCCATACTGGTCCACGCGGCGGTGTCCGGCTCCACGAACTGCCTTCTGCACCTTCCGGCCATGGCCCACGAGCTGGAGCTGGAGATAACCGGCGACACCTTCGACCAGCTGCACAGGGGAGCCCGCTACCTTCTGGACGTGCGCCCTGCGGGGCGCTGGCCGGCGGAGTTCTTTTACTATGCCGGGGGCGTGCCGGCTATAATGGAGGAGATAAAGGGGCACATGCACCTGGACGCCATGACCGTCACAGGGAAGACTTTAGGGGAGAACCTGGAGGAGCTGAAAGCCGGCGGTTTCTATGATCGGTGCCAGGAGTGGCTGGAGAAGGCCAATAAGAAGCACCATACAAGCATAACCCGCGAGGACGTTATCCGGCCCTATGACAGGGCTTTGGGCACGGACGGCTCTATCGCCATTTTAAAGGGCAACCTGGCCCCGGAGGGGGCTGTGATAAAGCACACCGCCTGCCCAAGAGAGATGTTCTCCGCCACTCTTACTGCCCGGCCCTTTGACAGCGAGGAGGAGTGCATAGACGCGGTGCTACACCACAGGGTGAAGCCCGGGGACGCGGTGTTCATCCGCTATGAGGGGCCAAAGGGCTCGGGTATGCCGGAGATGTTCTATACCTCCGAAGCCATATCCTCGGACAAGGAGCTGGGCCGCAGCATTGCCCTTATCACCGACGGCCGCTTCTCCGGGGCCTCCACCGGTCCGGCCGTAGGCCATTGCAGCCCAGAGGCCCAGGTGGGCGGGCCCATAGCCTTAGTCGAGGAGGGAGACCTTATACGCCTGGACGTTAAAGAGCGGGTGCTGGAGATAGTGGGCGTGAAGGGGGAGCGGAGGACCCCGGAGGAGATAGACGCGATACTGGCGAAGAGAAAAAAGCGCTGGAAACCGAAGCCGGTGAAATATAAGCGGGGAGCGCTGCGGCTGTTCTCAGAGCTGGCGGCTTCGCCCATGAAGGGCGCGTACCTTGACTATGGCAATTTTGATAAAGAATAA
- the eda gene encoding bifunctional 4-hydroxy-2-oxoglutarate aldolase/2-dehydro-3-deoxy-phosphogluconate aldolase — translation MDKLSQRISEIGIVPVIKLTDPERDAVKLAQALCAGDVPVAEVTFRASGAERAIRLMKEARPDMIVGAGTVTSTEQIDAALNAGGQFIVTPGFDPELVEYAQKNGVPIYPGCTTPTDYHAALKFGLELIKFFPAEQSGGLPKIKAMSAPFPQFKVMPTGGISIGNLREYISCPVIAACGGSYMVTGELVEGQRWEEITELCRLSREIVKSARSEG, via the coding sequence ATGGACAAGCTGAGTCAAAGGATTTCAGAGATAGGCATAGTGCCGGTGATAAAGCTTACGGACCCGGAGCGGGACGCGGTAAAATTGGCACAGGCCCTTTGCGCCGGTGATGTGCCCGTGGCCGAGGTCACCTTCAGGGCAAGTGGGGCCGAGAGGGCAATACGGCTGATGAAGGAGGCCCGGCCGGACATGATAGTGGGCGCGGGCACGGTTACAAGCACGGAGCAGATAGACGCGGCCCTAAACGCGGGGGGACAGTTTATCGTCACCCCGGGCTTCGACCCGGAGCTGGTGGAGTATGCCCAGAAAAATGGAGTGCCCATATACCCCGGCTGCACCACCCCCACGGACTACCACGCCGCCTTGAAATTCGGGCTGGAGCTTATCAAGTTCTTCCCCGCCGAGCAGTCCGGGGGACTTCCGAAGATAAAGGCCATGAGCGCGCCCTTCCCCCAGTTTAAGGTGATGCCCACAGGGGGTATCTCCATCGGCAACCTGCGGGAGTATATAAGCTGCCCGGTGATAGCGGCCTGTGGGGGCTCCTACATGGTGACAGGAGAACTCGTCGAGGGGCAGAGATGGGAGGAGATCACTGAGCTCTGCCGGTTATCAAGAGAGATAGTCAAGTCGGCCAGAAGCGAAGGGTAA
- a CDS encoding sugar phosphate isomerase/epimerase family protein: MKAAYTGWTWIHGDQETAKRQLEQSFKECKFLGYDTVENFAFIRDYYKGDPGELRKLADDCGVELVNLYGHFDLDIEGSLKRAMEQVDFLSEIGGKWYNCQHGGFGEEPFERPTDPKMIDTICEIVNRLGKYASEKGVTVCFHPHYGTCVFSQSDIDYFAAHTEPEYVSFCFDTAHTTLAGMDPAALIRQYGGRIAYMHLKDVDTYALSKAQGREKMASFRALGHGTVDFPAVKAALTEVGFDGVLCVELDRPEVCNFHSAEVSRIYLRDVLGI, encoded by the coding sequence ATGAAAGCAGCATATACCGGCTGGACCTGGATACACGGCGACCAGGAGACCGCAAAGCGCCAGCTTGAGCAAAGCTTCAAGGAGTGCAAGTTCCTGGGTTACGACACCGTGGAGAACTTTGCCTTTATCCGTGACTACTATAAGGGCGACCCCGGCGAGCTGAGAAAGCTGGCCGATGATTGCGGGGTAGAGCTTGTGAACCTCTACGGCCACTTCGACCTGGACATTGAGGGCTCGTTAAAGCGGGCCATGGAGCAGGTGGACTTTCTCTCAGAAATAGGCGGCAAATGGTACAACTGCCAGCACGGCGGCTTTGGAGAGGAGCCCTTCGAGCGGCCCACCGACCCAAAGATGATAGATACCATCTGTGAGATTGTGAACCGCCTTGGAAAATACGCCAGTGAGAAGGGCGTGACCGTCTGTTTCCACCCCCACTATGGCACCTGCGTGTTCTCCCAAAGCGACATCGACTACTTTGCCGCCCACACCGAGCCGGAGTATGTCAGCTTCTGCTTCGACACCGCCCACACCACCCTGGCGGGCATGGACCCGGCGGCGCTTATCCGGCAGTATGGTGGCCGCATTGCCTATATGCACCTGAAGGACGTGGACACATATGCCCTTTCCAAAGCCCAAGGCCGGGAAAAGATGGCCAGCTTTAGGGCCCTTGGCCACGGCACGGTGGACTTCCCGGCGGTGAAGGCCGCCCTCACTGAGGTAGGCTTTGACGGGGTGCTCTGTGTGGAACTGGACCGGCCCGAGGTCTGCAACTTCCACTCGGCGGAGGTCTCCCGGATTTACCTTCGGGACGTGCTGGGTATCTGA
- a CDS encoding Gfo/Idh/MocA family protein, translating to MKYRPVKAAMIGVGAISGIYLQNITHTFREVELVGVCDLIPDRAEKGAAYVKAEIEQGAGVREPKMYKDMYEAFNDPEVEVILNLTRPYEHFEVTKQALLHGKHVYSEKPLGVDMEEAGALIALAEEKNLRLGGAPDTFMGAGIQTARRLIDDGYIGDIVGVSCAMVCRGHETWHPDPEFYYKRGGGPMLDMGPYYITALVQLLGEAKGLTGMTKRSFTERLITSEPHRGETINVDVDTWLSGNIEFESGAIAQVFTTFDVHYTAQSRFEVYGTRGSMMVPDPNTFGGPVLLLRPEDFAAAPKTDPGLMRHGVPDFYAGWREMPLMYDYPENSRGLGLADMCKALRTGRDHRANFQQQRHVLEIMTAFSKSSERKAYVPIATKYSRTAPMKNNPMHGILDE from the coding sequence ATGAAGTATAGGCCTGTAAAAGCTGCCATGATAGGCGTGGGCGCCATCAGCGGTATCTATCTGCAGAACATCACCCATACCTTCCGTGAGGTGGAGCTGGTGGGGGTCTGCGACCTTATCCCCGATAGGGCCGAGAAGGGCGCTGCCTATGTGAAGGCTGAAATCGAGCAGGGCGCCGGCGTCCGGGAACCCAAAATGTATAAGGATATGTACGAAGCCTTTAACGACCCGGAGGTTGAAGTTATCTTGAACCTTACCCGCCCCTATGAGCACTTCGAGGTCACGAAGCAGGCCCTTCTCCACGGCAAGCACGTGTACTCGGAAAAGCCCCTGGGGGTGGACATGGAGGAGGCCGGTGCTCTCATAGCCCTGGCGGAGGAGAAGAACCTGCGGCTGGGCGGCGCGCCGGACACCTTTATGGGCGCGGGCATACAGACTGCCCGCAGGCTTATCGACGACGGCTACATAGGCGACATAGTGGGGGTCAGCTGTGCCATGGTCTGCCGCGGCCACGAGACCTGGCACCCGGACCCGGAGTTCTACTATAAGCGGGGCGGCGGTCCCATGCTGGATATGGGCCCTTATTACATCACAGCCCTGGTGCAGCTTTTGGGGGAAGCAAAGGGACTGACGGGCATGACCAAGCGCTCCTTTACAGAGCGGCTCATCACCTCCGAGCCTCATCGGGGAGAGACGATAAATGTGGACGTGGACACATGGCTTTCGGGGAATATCGAGTTTGAGAGCGGGGCCATCGCCCAGGTCTTCACTACCTTCGACGTGCACTACACCGCCCAGTCCCGCTTTGAGGTCTATGGCACAAGGGGCAGCATGATGGTGCCGGACCCCAACACCTTCGGCGGGCCGGTACTGCTTCTGCGGCCCGAGGACTTTGCGGCCGCCCCCAAGACCGACCCGGGCCTTATGCGCCACGGTGTGCCCGACTTCTACGCGGGCTGGCGGGAGATGCCGCTGATGTACGACTACCCGGAGAACAGCCGGGGGCTAGGGCTTGCGGATATGTGCAAGGCCCTGCGCACCGGCCGGGACCACCGGGCGAACTTCCAGCAGCAGCGCCACGTGCTGGAGATAATGACGGCCTTCTCCAAGTCCAGCGAGCGGAAGGCCTACGTGCCTATCGCTACCAAGTACAGCCGCACCGCGCCCATGAAGAACAACCCCATGCACGGAATTTTAGACGAATAA
- a CDS encoding glycosyltransferase family protein gives MNGSRERAADGLQKALGWLYGLILGGSLFVCLFLSHINFSRKYLTTQFLPAFMLLAIGLLLVFSLHRYSSILAGLGPGKRALFIATALLFFLQVFAASQYWFRTAWDVPTVNNTASAIAHGEGEYLSKIRWYFSEFPNNLMLVWIFSLFYRAAHIMGLHEQEYFFIICIQCLLNSLCGLLLVQVVHRLFKSRSMAILGYTLYLFLVGISPWVTVPYSDSMALPFPLATAAIYVNRERCRYRWLPWLCMAALGVIGYRIKPQVLIAFIAVLIAEALRWLKNGLTKESLQRLAAGGCAVIVGIAGSFMFCKLAIRSMNFPVDREGAFGAAHFFMMGLNTETMGAYNGDDNLYSNTFSSVKERNRGNMKLALERIREMGPIGLMKHGARKTLTNYYDGTFAWGGEGYFFSGMNEPKANPFCEFLRGVYYGGEEPGKYYPLWTNFAQMVWLSVLFLAIIAMFPPKNPEKDMMLLSVVGLTLFELLFEARARYLFTYVPIYILLALYGLQFIKTKLERKTENEV, from the coding sequence ATGAACGGGAGCCGGGAAAGGGCCGCGGACGGGCTTCAAAAAGCCCTTGGGTGGCTGTACGGGCTGATACTTGGCGGGAGCCTTTTTGTGTGCCTGTTTTTGTCCCATATAAATTTCTCCAGGAAATACCTTACCACCCAGTTTCTGCCGGCCTTTATGCTGCTGGCCATTGGGCTGCTGCTGGTCTTCTCGCTGCACCGATACAGCTCCATACTGGCGGGGCTCGGCCCGGGCAAAAGAGCCCTTTTTATTGCCACAGCGCTGCTGTTTTTCCTACAGGTCTTCGCAGCCTCCCAATACTGGTTCCGCACCGCCTGGGACGTGCCCACCGTAAACAACACCGCCAGCGCTATCGCCCACGGGGAGGGGGAATACCTCTCAAAGATACGCTGGTACTTCTCGGAGTTCCCCAATAACCTTATGCTGGTCTGGATCTTCTCCCTTTTTTACCGGGCCGCCCACATTATGGGCCTGCATGAGCAGGAGTATTTCTTTATCATCTGCATACAGTGCCTTTTAAATTCCCTTTGCGGCCTTTTGCTGGTCCAGGTGGTCCACAGGCTCTTTAAAAGCAGGAGCATGGCCATACTGGGATATACGCTGTACCTCTTCCTTGTGGGTATCTCCCCCTGGGTGACTGTCCCCTATTCGGACTCCATGGCCCTGCCCTTCCCGCTGGCAACCGCCGCTATATATGTGAACCGGGAGCGCTGCCGCTATCGGTGGCTGCCATGGCTCTGTATGGCGGCCCTTGGGGTAATAGGCTACCGCATAAAGCCCCAGGTACTGATAGCGTTTATCGCCGTGCTCATAGCCGAAGCGCTCCGCTGGCTTAAAAACGGCCTTACAAAGGAGAGCCTTCAGAGGCTTGCCGCCGGGGGCTGCGCGGTGATAGTGGGGATTGCGGGCTCCTTCATGTTCTGCAAGCTGGCCATACGGAGCATGAACTTCCCCGTGGACAGGGAGGGCGCCTTCGGGGCCGCCCACTTCTTCATGATGGGGCTCAATACCGAGACCATGGGCGCGTATAACGGCGACGACAACCTGTACTCCAACACCTTCTCAAGCGTCAAGGAGCGCAACCGGGGAAATATGAAGCTGGCCCTTGAGCGTATCAGGGAAATGGGCCCCATAGGCCTTATGAAACACGGGGCCAGGAAGACCCTTACAAACTACTATGACGGCACCTTCGCCTGGGGCGGGGAGGGGTATTTCTTCTCCGGCATGAACGAGCCGAAAGCCAACCCCTTCTGCGAATTCCTCCGGGGGGTGTACTACGGCGGGGAGGAACCCGGCAAATATTACCCCCTCTGGACGAATTTTGCCCAGATGGTCTGGCTGTCGGTGCTTTTCCTTGCTATTATTGCCATGTTCCCCCCAAAAAATCCCGAGAAGGATATGATGCTGCTATCCGTCGTCGGGCTCACCCTTTTCGAGCTGCTGTTTGAAGCCAGGGCAAGGTACCTGTTCACCTATGTGCCCATCTATATCCTTCTTGCTCTTTATGGGCTCCAGTTTATCAAAACCAAATTAGAAAGGAAGACAGAAAATGAAGTATAG
- a CDS encoding calcium/sodium antiporter — protein MELALVIFLFVVGIVFIVKGGDYFVDAASWIAEVSGIPKLIIGATIVSLATTLPEMLVSVMAAAQGKVDMAIGNAVGSVTANIGLIMAISILCMPGKARRRDYLKKSVLMLGAALIVVLSGFMGQMGIVVAIVMIAIFAVFMADNILEAKRSMSATRTDSTRAIERPKPERREIIVNIIKFAVGTVGIVWGADLLVDNGSELARFIGISERIIGVTVIAVGTSLPELITTITAIVKKESSLSVGNILGANIIDLTLILPISALVSGKALPIAPASALLDLPACLLVGGVAIIPTIFTQKFSRVQGVLLLAIYTVYVAITCVVIGA, from the coding sequence ATGGAACTGGCACTGGTAATTTTTCTGTTCGTCGTAGGTATTGTGTTCATCGTCAAGGGGGGCGACTACTTTGTGGACGCGGCCTCCTGGATAGCGGAGGTCAGCGGTATACCAAAGCTGATAATCGGGGCCACAATCGTAAGCCTTGCCACCACCCTGCCGGAGATGCTGGTCTCGGTGATGGCCGCAGCCCAGGGGAAGGTGGACATGGCTATCGGCAACGCCGTGGGCAGCGTGACGGCCAACATTGGCCTTATAATGGCCATCTCTATCCTGTGTATGCCTGGTAAGGCCCGGCGGAGGGACTATCTTAAAAAGTCCGTGCTCATGCTGGGGGCCGCGCTGATAGTGGTGCTCTCCGGGTTCATGGGGCAGATGGGGATAGTGGTAGCTATCGTAATGATAGCCATCTTCGCCGTATTCATGGCCGACAATATCCTTGAGGCAAAACGCTCCATGAGCGCCACCCGCACGGACAGCACACGGGCTATAGAGCGGCCAAAGCCGGAGCGCAGGGAGATAATCGTCAATATAATCAAGTTTGCTGTGGGCACCGTGGGCATTGTCTGGGGTGCGGACCTGCTGGTGGACAACGGCAGCGAGCTTGCAAGGTTTATAGGTATCTCAGAGCGGATAATCGGCGTGACTGTGATAGCCGTGGGCACCTCCCTGCCGGAGCTTATCACCACCATCACGGCCATAGTGAAGAAGGAGTCCTCCCTGTCGGTGGGCAATATACTTGGGGCCAACATCATAGACCTTACGCTTATACTGCCCATCAGCGCCCTGGTCTCCGGCAAAGCCCTGCCCATTGCCCCGGCCTCCGCCCTGCTGGACCTGCCCGCCTGCCTGCTGGTGGGGGGCGTGGCAATTATACCCACAATATTTACCCAGAAATTCTCAAGGGTCCAAGGTGTGCTGCTGCTGGCCATATATACCGTGTATGTGGCCATTACCTGTGTGGTAATAGGGGCATGA
- a CDS encoding RNA polymerase sigma factor, with translation MRSEQETAEAIDRHADMVRRLCLIHLKNQADSEDVFQTVFMKYALSSVVFENEEHEKAWFLRVTINACRDLLRSFFRSRTVPLEELIELPDETSGDSREVLRAVLELPDKYREVVYLHYFEGYTAPEIAGLMRKNVNTVYSLLARAKKLLRGRLGGDEDA, from the coding sequence ATGCGCAGCGAGCAGGAGACGGCAGAGGCAATAGACCGGCACGCCGACATGGTGCGCAGGCTATGCCTTATACATCTGAAGAACCAAGCCGACTCTGAGGACGTGTTTCAAACGGTGTTCATGAAATACGCCCTCAGCTCTGTTGTGTTTGAAAATGAGGAGCATGAGAAGGCATGGTTCCTCCGGGTGACCATCAACGCCTGCCGGGACCTGCTGCGAAGCTTTTTCAGAAGCCGCACGGTCCCCTTGGAGGAGCTTATCGAGCTGCCGGACGAGACCTCCGGCGACTCCCGGGAGGTGCTCCGGGCGGTGCTGGAGCTGCCGGACAAGTACAGGGAGGTGGTGTACCTGCACTACTTCGAGGGCTACACCGCGCCGGAGATAGCCGGGCTCATGAGGAAAAATGTGAACACTGTATATTCTCTGCTGGCACGCGCGAAGAAGCTGCTTAGGGGAAGGCTGGGAGGTGACGAGGATGCGTAG
- a CDS encoding anti-sigma-I factor RsgI family protein, with translation MRSRLQSAFSAVRAESGLKERTLRRIYAPARRGKKRPLALAAACLAVLLCLGGGLFFTPVSAIGIEINPSLRLKVNRFDIVIGVEGLNRDGERIAENTQVLFSEYSKAIDTLLSDPQLRVYLEEGRDMEIYVECEDEQRCNRMLERVEGCVNGEGNVTCHAGSGSGHGEGHGGGHGRCHRHRGGQETD, from the coding sequence ATGCGTAGCAGGCTGCAAAGCGCTTTCTCGGCGGTGCGTGCCGAGAGTGGGCTTAAAGAGAGGACCCTCCGGCGTATCTACGCCCCGGCGCGGCGCGGCAAAAAGCGTCCGCTCGCCCTTGCGGCGGCCTGCCTTGCGGTGCTGCTCTGCCTTGGGGGCGGGCTGTTCTTCACGCCGGTTTCAGCCATCGGCATTGAGATAAATCCGTCGCTGCGGCTGAAGGTCAACCGCTTCGACATAGTTATCGGGGTCGAGGGGCTGAATCGGGACGGCGAACGCATAGCGGAGAACACCCAGGTCCTATTTTCCGAATACTCCAAAGCTATCGATACCCTTCTCTCCGACCCACAGCTCCGGGTATATCTCGAGGAGGGCCGGGACATGGAGATATATGTTGAGTGCGAGGACGAGCAGCGGTGCAACAGGATGCTGGAGCGAGTGGAGGGCTGCGTAAACGGCGAAGGGAACGTTACCTGCCACGCCGGCAGCGGCTCGGGCCATGGAGAAGGGCACGGCGGGGGCCACGGGAGGTGTCACAGGCATCGGGGCGGCCAGGAGACAGATTAA
- a CDS encoding extracellular solute-binding protein, whose translation MKNVKRTLTALLTLALIMALCLPGCGPKDKGPLRICLDLDIRDTMVNQATHDFEKILETLAESGGAQEFEIELVPPEGEERMGALTRLHTEIMSGDGPDLFIINSGWQDDLVFPYPEKAARNGLLLNLDKLMEKSQYTDWDQQVQTVLNAGRTEKGQFIIPLSYQFNMSCFLKEDVTHNPSTDMTWEQMAASEDIIDLASISFDGGSPQKKLSIGDRTVHNTLGKLADYDKEELLFTADEVKARIHKNLELMDLSDNESFGDTPTYYQALVGPGFNTGVSSFYIHAADTVKEDVPLTYIPLYSKPGGVTAAVRSYAAISAGSRHKEEAFLVLDYLLGLESQQGTGFYNQFLAGEGTFLGFPMDSRLMSEEYPVSLAGGAKKWSLTDENFQGLCAVRDAITAVNFFDTVTFGLYNLESDCLDVHTGYTEGDVDALIDEACRVLAMSLKES comes from the coding sequence ATGAAAAACGTCAAGCGCACACTGACAGCTTTACTCACCCTGGCACTGATCATGGCCCTATGCCTTCCCGGCTGTGGACCCAAGGACAAAGGTCCCCTTCGCATCTGCCTGGACCTGGACATCCGCGACACCATGGTGAACCAGGCCACCCACGACTTCGAGAAGATTCTTGAGACACTGGCGGAGTCCGGAGGAGCGCAGGAATTTGAAATAGAGCTGGTACCCCCCGAGGGTGAGGAGCGCATGGGGGCCCTGACCCGGCTGCACACGGAGATAATGAGCGGCGATGGCCCGGACCTTTTCATCATCAACTCCGGCTGGCAGGACGACCTGGTGTTCCCATACCCGGAGAAGGCCGCCCGGAACGGCCTTCTTCTGAACCTGGACAAGCTCATGGAAAAGTCCCAGTACACAGACTGGGACCAGCAGGTCCAGACCGTCCTGAACGCCGGTAGGACCGAGAAGGGCCAGTTCATCATCCCGCTTAGCTACCAGTTCAACATGAGCTGCTTTCTGAAGGAGGACGTGACCCATAACCCAAGTACGGACATGACCTGGGAGCAGATGGCCGCAAGCGAGGATATCATAGACCTTGCCAGCATAAGCTTCGACGGCGGCTCCCCACAGAAAAAGCTGTCCATCGGCGACAGGACGGTGCACAATACTCTGGGGAAGCTTGCGGACTACGACAAGGAGGAACTGCTTTTCACCGCCGACGAGGTGAAAGCGCGCATACATAAGAACCTTGAACTGATGGACCTCTCCGACAATGAGAGCTTCGGCGACACCCCCACATACTATCAGGCCCTGGTGGGCCCGGGGTTCAATACCGGCGTCTCCAGCTTCTATATCCATGCTGCCGACACTGTTAAAGAGGACGTTCCCCTGACCTATATCCCCCTCTACTCCAAGCCCGGCGGGGTCACCGCCGCGGTGCGCAGCTACGCCGCCATAAGCGCGGGCAGCAGACATAAGGAGGAGGCCTTCCTGGTGCTGGACTACCTTCTGGGCCTTGAGAGCCAGCAGGGTACGGGCTTCTACAACCAGTTCCTGGCGGGAGAAGGGACCTTCCTGGGCTTCCCCATGGACTCGCGGCTCATGAGCGAGGAATACCCGGTGAGCCTTGCCGGAGGGGCCAAGAAATGGAGCCTGACCGACGAGAACTTCCAGGGGCTCTGCGCGGTGCGGGACGCGATAACCGCCGTAAACTTCTTCGACACGGTGACCTTCGGGCTTTATAACCTGGAGAGCGACTGTTTAGACGTGCACACCGGCTATACCGAGGGCGACGTCGACGCTCTTATAGACGAGGCCTGCCGAGTGCTGGCCATGAGCCTGAAGGAGTCTTAA
- a CDS encoding amidohydrolase family protein, producing the protein MIIDFHTHTFPPKIAASTLSKLSAMSHTLPFTDGTPEGLRASMGEAGVDLSVVLPVATAPRQVEHINDSSAAISENFREAGLLSFGCMHPDYEGWHEELARIKSLGLRGIKLHPVYQGVDFDDPRTLRILDRAGELGLIVVTHAGLDIGFPGVVRCSPEMVKNAVKQAGPVKLVLAHMGGWRCWDKVLELLPGLPVFIDTSFSTGRRTPIDSHYSEEELQLLDSDGFMELVKAFGPGRVLFGSDSPWSSQRESLDWIRAQPLSQGELHMILGGNAAGLLGM; encoded by the coding sequence ATGATAATCGACTTCCACACCCACACCTTCCCGCCCAAAATAGCCGCGTCCACCCTCAGTAAGCTCAGCGCCATGAGCCATACACTCCCCTTCACCGACGGCACCCCGGAGGGGCTTCGGGCCTCCATGGGTGAAGCCGGAGTGGACCTGTCCGTTGTGCTCCCAGTGGCCACGGCTCCCCGGCAGGTGGAGCATATAAATGATTCCTCCGCCGCCATCAGCGAAAATTTCCGGGAGGCCGGGCTTCTCTCCTTCGGCTGTATGCACCCGGACTATGAGGGCTGGCATGAGGAGCTTGCACGCATAAAGAGCCTGGGGCTCCGGGGCATAAAGCTCCACCCGGTCTATCAGGGGGTGGACTTTGACGACCCCCGCACCCTGCGTATACTGGACCGGGCCGGGGAGCTGGGACTTATCGTTGTCACCCACGCGGGCCTGGACATAGGCTTCCCCGGGGTGGTCCGCTGCTCCCCGGAGATGGTGAAAAACGCCGTGAAGCAGGCGGGCCCTGTAAAGCTGGTGCTGGCCCATATGGGCGGCTGGCGCTGCTGGGACAAGGTACTGGAACTGCTGCCGGGGCTGCCGGTGTTTATCGACACCAGCTTCTCTACCGGCAGGAGGACCCCCATAGACAGCCACTACTCAGAGGAGGAGCTTCAGCTTTTGGACAGTGACGGCTTCATGGAGTTGGTCAAAGCCTTCGGCCCGGGGCGAGTGCTCTTTGGCAGCGACAGCCCCTGGAGCAGCCAGAGGGAGAGCCTTGATTGGATAAGGGCCCAGCCCCTTTCTCAGGGGGAGCTCCATATGATACTGGGCGGGAACGCCGCCGGGCTGCTGGGGATGTAA